In Lycium ferocissimum isolate CSIRO_LF1 chromosome 7, AGI_CSIRO_Lferr_CH_V1, whole genome shotgun sequence, the sequence TTTTGCTAAATTTAGGTTATTTCTATATAAAGTTAGTTGATATAATCAAGGTCCCCAGGTTCGAACTCGAGCCGTGACTTTGCCAAGTTACATAAGTTCAAGTGAGGAAATCTTGAAACATGGTTCGAAGCTGCTGAAGGCCGAATTTCCTGTTTCTTTGAGACTCATGGGTAGGTGCCTTAACATTGTTCAGTTCTTTTTAGTAAATATGACTGTCTTGTGTGGTTTCCCTTTTCTTAATTGCTCAGTGCTATAAATAAGCTGTGATTGTTTTTTTGTGTATGGGCGAATATTATGATTATAATGTTCGTGGGGAAAGGCATCAAGGATGTGCCTCAAAAGATACAAATTCATGTGTGGCTGAAATCATCCAATAATCAGGCGAATTATCTGCAATTATTTGTATGCAACGTTGGTCCTGCTTTTACATCTTAGAGGAATAAAGCCATCTTCTTTCCTTCTGGTTGATTACTGCAAATATAGAGTGAACGAGGACCTAGAATAGGAAGTGTTAGAATTTTcaatttggtttaaaaaattgAGGATATCAATTGAAATTTGGTAGCATTGTGTAGCTTGAAGTTTGCAAAGtttattttctccaattctGAAGCCCTGCTACTGGATTGAAGAGAAGGTTACGGCTACTAATGAATAAAACATTTGAAAGCCTAGAATTTCTCATAGTGAAGAAGGATAACATTATGAGGTAGGGCAAAGGAAGAAGCAAATGTAGAGAACAGTTCATAGATTTATTAATTCCTTTGGTTATTTGGATTTGCTGTTTTGCCCTCTTTTACAACAGTAGAGGggtgtttaatttttttcattttgcatCTATCAGTTTTTGATGTTGTCCCACTCACTTGCCGCTACGTTTCTGTAACTTTTACTTGCAATCATTGGTTAAACTATCGATTTATGAATGTGCTTTGGGGCAGCAAAAAGCCCAAAACAGAATCCAACTGACGTGTTTTGGATTTGTTATTTGACTGCACATTTCCAGCATGAGGCATTTTGATTAACCAGTTGAACTTTTCTATCAGGACTTCGTATGTCTCATTTCAGTGAAGACAAGAATGGCATTCCACCTGATCCTACACAAAAAACTCTTTCTAATTTCATTCTCGCCGGAGATGCTTCTGGAGGAAAGACGAGTGATTACAGGCACTTGGTCTCTGATGTTTGTGATAACACTTTCTCAGTTGATGTGAATTGTTGTCCTACCTACTGCGCTGAGCCATCTTGTGATCTGCGTGACTCGTCAATGGAGAACCAGACATCAGATTCTACTTACAGTTGCCATATATTAGGGAACATTAATGAAGAAGTGAACGAAACTGTTGTACCTCCAAATAGTGAACCTAGACTGAAGGTATATGTTTTTCTCTCTAAAAGCCAAAGTACAACAATATGACCAAAGAAAGGTTAATGATTCAAGTACTGAGCTTTCTAATTGTCGACATGTAATTTTACTCAGGTTCATGAACCAACCGATACTGATCATACAATAAAGTCTGAGAAGGTCGTCTCTTATACGGGACAATTTGAGGCAAGCAGCTGTGATAGATGGGAGATTGGTGTTAACTGTGCGGATGATGAGGCAGGGTCTGTATCAGATCAGAAGCAATTATTTCGTTGGGTGGATGACTACAAATGCTCTATTTGCGGTATTGAGCTGCCTCCAAGTTTCGTTGAAGAAAGGCAAGAACATTCTGATTTTCATCTTGCTGAAAAGCTGCAAGGTGAAGAATCAGGCAGCCACCACAGAAGTTTTATGCCACAACAGAGGTACCTTCTACTTCACGGTGTTGCCTgatacatgaatattgtttctCATCCTGCCAAGTGCTATTCTATTGagtatttttcttcctttttttcctttcacttcTCGAGTATTGTCTGTGTCATCTCATTTGTTCTGAATTCTTGTTAGGGCTTCCCAGAAAGGCCATATTGGAAGCAGCGGTCGGCAGAAAAAGAAACAGAAATCATCTCCAACTGCTAGCAAATACGTACCCATTGACGCGTTCTTTGTCAAAACAAACCAGAATTTTTGAAAGGCATAAAAGAGTGAAGAGCTATTTATTCAGAAGAAAAATGATAaatctatttcttttttcatgtaTTCTTTGTGCTATATAATTGTGTAACTCCTTGTACATAGTCGTTCATAAATATGCAACAAGTGTAATAGTTAATGGAAAGCTAGAGTACAGTAGATCACGCTCTGTTAGTCTAAATTGTTTGTTATCTACAGCGTTCACTTGTATTTTGTGTTGCTGGTGCTCTATTCAAATAAATTTGTGATagttattttccatttttttgtgcggattgtccttcaaacgcattggtctttaagttttgcccttcgcttaaaaaagcgGCCGAAAATAtctcgaggttctgggttcaaactccgcttagtaaaaaaaaaataaaaaatcgcaaggtaagACTTTCGCGaaacctctaccttaaggcctAACATTTGCTTAAAATTAGGCTTATTCGGgtaaaagttaggccttaagatTGAGGTTTGCCTTAAAGcttaattttgggcaaaagtttgccttaaggcctaacttttgcccgaataggtctaattttgttatgaaattctgtcttgcgatttttttttattgagtcagggttcgaacccagaatcttgGAATATtaggtgaaggacaaaaattaaagaccacccccgaataaggccaatcatgcaaattgccctttattttctgaaaattccTTAACCTTATGCTACTCGGACATAAATCCGTCTATCACTGGCTTCATATTAGTTGAGTCATATGATGACTATTTGGaatatatgaattgatgcttaTATATACACAAGGATAAAATGTTATTATGTGATTGGTAAAAAGTTCATTTTTAGTTTATTGTATTACGATTATGTGGAAGATATGAGGCCACATGCTagatatatgaatgaattaTTATGTGATGGATAAAACTATTTCCTTTGCACAGACAGCAGTGTCCAAAActgaaatgaaaaggaaaagtggAATTGAGACGATGTAAGAATATTTTCTAGGAAACTTAGATAAAATGATATccggaaaagagagagagagaagcgaAGAAAGTTTTAAGTTCCCTGTAATGTCAACTTTGTGAAACATTCCACAATTTCATATCCTCAAATTTTCAGAACAATGAGTTCATATCCTTGTACAGAATGTCCAATTTCTATTAGAAACTCCACAACTCAATTCCCTCATCCAAGAACACCAACATCTACAAAGCAAAAAATTTCTTATCCTAAATCCCTCATCTCCCAAATTTCACATTCCAGTAGCTCATCTCTCAGTCAccaaaaaacaagaacaaacaGTGCTAGTTCTGAAGACAACTTTCCAACCATGTCAGAAATAATGGAGGCATCAAGATCCCAAAATCTTGATCTTCAGCTCAAAACATTGGGACCCTTTTTCAGAATAACAGCAAAGAGCTTAAAAACACAAAGGGAGCTTGGGAAAGCAGAGGGTCTGATAAGGGTCTGGTTTCAAGGTAAGGTTCTACACTTGGATTCAATTAGGCTTCAGAGAGAGACTTTGGGGATGGAAAAATCAATATTTGGGATTGGATTGTTTATTGGAGCAGTTGCAATTAGGCATGGTTATGATTCTGGTTGTAGAAAAGCTGAGTTACTTGCCATTTATGATACTGAGCTTTATCACTCCAAGGTTATTCACCAATCTCTCCCAATTTtatgttcatgatttttatgGCATAAAGTTTGTTCTTTGGTGACTCCTTTAAGAGTTAAATTTCCTATTGATAATTGTTTTTCCTTTATTTGGATTGTGGTGTGTTTTCAGACAAATTATTGTCTAGGAATGAAAATGGTGAGAGGACCAAATAGATATAGAAGATTCATATAACCGACCCCAAATAGTTTGAGGTTGAAGCTAATGTTAATTGGAATCAAGAAGTGTTCTAAAATTTGA encodes:
- the LOC132064808 gene encoding uncharacterized protein LOC132064808, whose translation is MSSYPCTECPISIRNSTTQFPHPRTPTSTKQKISYPKSLISQISHSSSSSLSHQKTRTNSASSEDNFPTMSEIMEASRSQNLDLQLKTLGPFFRITAKSLKTQRELGKAEGLIRVWFQGKVLHLDSIRLQRETLGMEKSIFGIGLFIGAVAIRHGYDSGCRKAELLAIYDTELYHSKLVRFYTRIGFKSVYQVSGESLGDVGHRLVWGGVGTRMDADIEELLVKWCTRFKPKS